TGATTATTAACACCAATCAGCAGCGTGACCAGATCATATTTCCGGTTAAGATTTTCAGCCTTAATCCCGGCTATTAATTCGCCGGTTGTCCATCCTGTTGTGGCAATAATTTTAGGCGCAGACAGATTTAAAGCTTGTTTACTCAGGCTCACAGTTAACTGGTATGGAAAACTTTCCATTTGCGTTACCTGTTCTCCAATAGTATAAGAATCTCCCATTGCCAGATATGACAACTGATCTGTAGGCGGGCCGGTTTCAGGTGTAGTAATTTTATTCATGCCGTTTATAGTTTCCTTTGCACACCCAAGCAGGAAAATCAACAGGACAAATGTGGTTATTAACTTCATCTGAAGATTTACGGAGACTGGATGCAATCAGATGTTGAAGGTAATAATTTATATATTCTCCGAGCAGATATGCATCATTTTATTAATGCGTATGCGGCATAAAAATCTTAAACAGATAACTGATGGTAATGATAGATGCAGTAATCATGTACAATACATTAATCAGGTTTTTACTTTTAGGGCCCCACCAGAAATGGGCAGCAAGGCCTGTTATCACAGTTATCAATATAGGTATAGTAGCAGGATATAGATAAAAACTATGATACAAATCACCTTTGAGCAAGGCTAAAAAGGAACGCTGAAAACCACAGCCGGGACAGTCATAGCCTGTAATATATTTAAAGGGGCAGGGCAGCATATAATTATCAGCTTTCTCTAAAAAGGCAGAGAAAGCTGATAAGATAAATATTTTATGCATTGGAATTATGCCTCCGGTGTTGTTGGAGGTGTAGGAGGTTGATTAAAAGGATTGTTCCCACCGAAAGGATTGTTTGCTCCAAATTGGTTATTAGAACCAAATCCGTTTGCTTCTTTAGCCGAAGGCCCCAGATATCTTGCATCTGTGAAAGCCAGTAATGGGAAAAATATAAATGGTAATAAGAGTAAACCTACTGTAAAACCTTCCGATTTACCAAAACTCTTAGC
This portion of the Pedobacter lusitanus genome encodes:
- a CDS encoding DUF2752 domain-containing protein, with protein sequence MHKIFILSAFSAFLEKADNYMLPCPFKYITGYDCPGCGFQRSFLALLKGDLYHSFYLYPATIPILITVITGLAAHFWWGPKSKNLINVLYMITASIITISYLFKIFMPHTH